The Chrysemys picta bellii isolate R12L10 unplaced genomic scaffold, ASM1138683v2 scaf781, whole genome shotgun sequence DNA window CTGACAGAAGGAGGGAAGTGTGGCCATCAGCCACCACaataattactgcggtggctgtaagttgacctaacataggttggcttagggctgtagtgtagacatgccttgagTCTCTTGGTTTACAATTGTCCAAAGTCATGCCTAGCCTGTGGGTATCTAAATTGGCCTAGCATAATTCTGAAAAGAGATGGCATCTGCCTATTCCTGTAGACAGTAGAGCTTGCTGGGAATTTTTTGGCATAACAtttatttgttgaaaaattcagatttgtcaaaactgaaaattACTGTTGGAACATGCCAGTTTCATTGAAATGTTCACCAGGAAAGGtgtctcaggtccaggatggattagagcgagcgagagagagaccTCCCACTGCATCTGGCCCCATAACAACCAGTAGCTTTGTGGTTAGGGTTGGGATGTGGCAGACCCAGGATCAACCTTGAGGTCAGGTAAACTTGAGTTTGGGTTTATACAGCTGGTTTATATCATTGGCTACTGGTGTAAAGCTGACCCATCACGTTGGACAACTGATCAAGCCTTTGAAAAAGAAACTTGCTGAGACCTTTTTCTTGAATTagattagttttgtttttttggctgcAGAAGGTAGGCCACTGGAATAACTTCCATTTGTTACCACTATAGGGAGTGTGGCCAGTATTTCACTGACTGATTTAAAATAGGAATATAAATCCACTATAACTAGCTGTGTGTGTTTGAAGTTTCTATGCAAATGTTATTTCAACAGGGATTTTcttccttattaaaaaaaaaaataatttttagaaaAATGTCTGAAGATGCTGTAGTAAACTGTAGTATTTTGGCCCATTATTATAAAATACTGTTGTACTTTTAAGTaaggattttgttttcattttggcaAGTTAGGGTAAAATTACCCTTTTTTCATATCCCTTAATAGGGAGAGGGAGTGACTCTGAGTCTGACTTGCCACACCGAAAGATGCCAGATGTGAAAAAAGATGATATGTCTGCAAGGCGGGCGTCGTATGGCGAACCTAAATCAGTTGTGCCTTTTAACCAGTATCTCCCGAATAAGAGTAACCAGACTGCCTATATACCAGCTCCTCTTCGGAAAAAGAAAGCTGAACAAGAAGAGTACCGGAAGAGCTGGAGTACTGCTACTTCACCACTCGGAGGAGAGAAGCCTTTCAGGTAAGGCTTTGCTCAAGACCATTTGTCCCTCCAATTATGTTATTTTTTAACCTTTAACAAATCATGACCTTTAAAAGTACACAGTGCTTTGTAAAATGGGCAAAATAGATCTTACTTAGAGCTAActgacagatttttaccctaTTGTTTCAAACAACAGAAGAGCAATAATCCCATGAGTGGAAAGTCAGGTAATACAAGACTTAGGTAATTATCCTGATGTCAATGTTGTTCACTGTGCAGTGCAATGTTGGCTGTGAATTATTCAGTGTTGCAGTACACATTAACTGTTTAAAACTGAAGTGTGTGACAAAATATTGGTTTATTTAAATGCcacatttaaatattaaaataattgtcAAAAGTACAATTTGTTGCTCTAATATGGTCCTTGATGACGAGAGTCAGTTTTCAAGAGATTCTTAATTTTCAGTGAATAAAAGTCTTTATGTGATATATATTAGTCAAAATAGTTACCATCTTTCTGTTCttgaattttgaaaataaatctaTTGTGCATCAGTTACATAAATTTAGTGTAGTACATGAATGTGCTCGAAGATTTCCCATATTTTACATcaggtgttttgttttaatttggctTCAGAATAGCCTGCACTACGTAGTACGATTAGTCTTCTGTGTCATTCATCAAAATATTGTTTGAAATGTTAGTATCAAGCAAAATGTATAAAGAAAGCAGTGTACTGTACAGTAAACTACCTTGTATAACTCAATAGCAAAAACCATCCTGAAACCATAGAAGAAGAACAAAATGAGGCACCAAGACAACATGAAGAGGAGCAGGTGGGATGCATGGCTTCCAGGACAAACCCCTGTAAAAGTCAAGTAGATTTGAATCAAAACAAAGGAAAGACAATAGGTCAGTTTCCTTCAGGTAGTGCCAAAGAAACTGCAGTGCACAAGTGCAAAGAGAGAGATGCAGAGGAAATCAGAAAGTTACGAAGGCTTGAACAAGCTGGTATTAAGGTCATGCCAGCAGCACAACGCTATGGCAGGTTAGCTCAAAAGTGTGTGATATTGTGCACGCTTCACATTAAAAATTTTGCGAGTGTGTGCGTTTTTCTCATTCTGCCATTACTTCACTTTTTAtaaccccaaaaaaaaaaaatctactaagCACTTGCATTTTCTGCTGTTTCACTTGCAACTAATTAGATTTTAGAAAGGGTTTAGGTATGAAAAAGCTTGTGACATGGTAATCATGCATTGCAAAGCTATATGGTGTTAAATGTGTTTGCTGCAATTAGTAATAGTGCTACACCCTAACTTGGATGGAAACGAAGTTCAAGAAACAAACTACCAAGAACATTTTCAAGCTTGTAAATCTTCCATTTTATACCATCTTAGGTTCACACAAAAAAACGGTTTTACTACATGATGCCTTGTTCGGGCAAGGGTTTTAGAAATTCTTTAATACTCTTCTTAGTGATGGAACACTTCAGTAACAAGTGGCTGAATCACACCTATATTTGTAAGTGTTTAGTATTTTTAACAATTATACTAAAGGacgtattttattttaaagacaggAACTATAAAAATTCATTGCTTGTTAACACCTGCACCAAGTAAAGCATGTCAATATAGTTCAGCAGTCATTCTTTGACTATAGCTATGCACAGAATGACCATATTTACTCATCGTTTCACCggcattgtttgttttttggttttactTAAGTTGGTTATTTCCCTTTCTTTATTTCAAAAGTCTGATAATGGATGGATTTAATTTCATCAGACTTTCAGTCACAATGGTGTGGTGGTCCCATGAAAACTAGCTGTTTCTCATGAGGTTATGTCACTAAGCAAAACTTTTAACTGGTATGACCAGGGTAGTCCTTTCAAAGATTGTGAAATGGTTTGGTTAAATGGTAAGTGTCCAACCTTCTGCCTGCCCAACCTCTTAATTTCTGGAACATCAAGGAAAGCTATTCAGAATTGTATTTTCAAACAAAAACTTCACTAAACTTGAATTAAAGTTGTAAATTATAGGTAGGGATGCTGGCAATATATGGACAGCACCTAGCTCAATGGGGCCATGACTTCAGATGGGACTTCTAAATGttgttgtaatacaaataatagctaATATGAAACCGTCTATAGGCTTAATGAGGCTTGCAGGCTGGGGAGAGCTGTCAAATGCAGTTAAATAGTCAAATCAAAgtaagtatgtgtgtgtattttctgTTTCAGACTGGTTTTATTGTTCTAAAGGTATGCTGTCTTATTACAAGCAATAACATACGTTTTGTATATTTGTATATCAGTAATACAAATCATAACCAATGCATGTATTAGCCAAGGCACTGAAGAGCTATACAAGGTAACAGACAAACTAAGTGCTACCCTAGGACATGAGCCAAAATACTAATAAAAAGAATTTGCAATCAGTCATAAATCACAGCCTCATCCTGCCTCAGTTAATTGCAGGCCGCCGGTCAGTAGTTCATAAACCAGAAGGATAATAGTGCAAGCATAGTTTGAGTCCAAGACAATAGTATTGTGTTTGGCAATCCAAGGTGTAACAAACAATATTTATAGCCCATGTATTATTTTTGGAGGATACTTACAACCTTTGGCTGtcagccccctgctccaatcTTGCTTTGATTTACTGATTTTAATCTCTAAGACAGATGCACATGTAGACAAGCATATGGTTCAGCAGGGATTCTGATCTCCTCCTTTTACAAAGTGCCTTTGTGCAGGAGGAAAGAGGAACACTAATAATTAGTGATTCTTGTTCCCTGCTCCCACCAGAAGAAGCTCTCTAATTTGTCAACCAGGTGCAATTTGTACAGATGGcagcaggggtgttgtgaggaacCAATGACTCTCTACACCAGCTAAACAGCTGAGGTGCAAAGAACCAAGCTTGCAGGAGAAGCTCAGTCTTGCAGCAGTTTCCCTCCTAATACTGGGAGAAGATCTCTGAGGCAGGAGAAAGGGAAATGAAGGTGCAGAGCTGTAGGGAGAAATTTGTTACAGCATGTGTGAGTGGGAAAGGGagaatggggaaggaggagagatggGGCGGACTTCAGGGTAAAGCGAGGGAGAGGGGTAGACTTTGTCATCTTTCTTGCCCGTTGACTGTTGCCCCATCTTTGAATCACTCTGTTGACTCCCCTTTCTCCATTGGCTCTCATTCCTCCTCTACATCAAGTTCAAGCTTCCAGTCCTATCATTCAAGGACCTACATAACTCTGCTCCTCTGTACTTTCCTATTTTGGTTTCTCTTTGCTTTCCCCTCCATCCCTTCTGCTctgcccatgatgccagcctagATGTTTCTCCCACAATTCTGTTTTCTTCCACACTATTTCTTATCCATGAAAACTCTTCCTGAGCTAGTATGCAAGGCACCAGCCTTTCCATATTCCAGTCCTCTGATGACCCAAATCTACTGTGATGCCTACAAGATATTAGCTCATTAATAATGGCAAACCTGAAGGGCACTGGGGATACACTCTGGCCCCATTCTAGCTAGCACTTAAGTGTTTAAATGTGTTGCTCATTCACAGCCtattagtatttatttgtattaccacagcacctaggagccctaatcatggaccaggaccccattgtgcttgaCAGTCCCTGCACCAAGGAGCTTATGATCCTGTATATAATAATAAATTGCGTTATCAAAAGGTGACCAAACACCTTGACCATTTCACTTACACCTTGTACCCTTTTGTGTATTGgtcagtctgtctgtctttttatattgtaaactctttagggcagttTACAATATAAAGTCTTTCTAAAGTCAGTCTGGATTGAGGGGGAGATCTGGAGGTGAGCTTGCATTCCAGTAGCAATTGGGTGGTAGGTTTTCTTTGCCCCAGCCTCCCTTCTGGGGTGCAATCAAACTTTTTGTCTGGGAATCCCCAGTTTTTACTAAATGGTATgtacattaaaaatcattttctgAAGATACTGCTTCTGGATCCCCCAACAAGGGCTTACTTCTTTATCTGAAAATAATTCAGGGAGACTGATGGAGGGAAGAAAATGAGGTGGGGTAAGTTGGAGGGACCCTCAGCGAGACCCCCTCGACTGGAATGTGTCCAAAGATTTAGAATACCACTGCTGGAGGTGGTGGTAACAAATGTTACAGGGACTCCTGCATTTCACAAGGCACGGTATAGGTTTATTTTATCATGCACTTGTTAGTATAACTCCACTTCACCCATTGCTGCTTCTGTAGTATCTTCATGAAGATAACAGCATTTAAATACAAAGAACTTTCCCCTACTCATGCATCCCAAAAATAATTTGTGATATTGTAATGTGGTATAAATTATATTGTTGCTTCTTTGGGAAAACCTATATAACTCACATGGCTCTGTCACCCATGAGTAATGTAATCATGCCGAACTTGTGGCAGTGAAACCATGTTTATATTACTTTCACATCCTTTCATACTGTGCATTCATTAAATACTTGGATTGCTAAATGCTCAAATTTGACTAAGAACATCTCCGTCCCATGAGGTATAAAGTATGCTGTTGGCTAGGTGGTGGTATTTTTTTCATTCCCTTCACTGGTCTGAAATTGGTGGAAACAATCTGACACTTGAGTAGCTTTCAGAATGTTACCAATCAAAATTTACTCTCCTGAAGAATTTCTGTTTTTCCTTAGAGTGGAAggtccagtgattagggtgcTAACAAGTAAGCTAGGATTTTAGGAGACCTCTGTGTtcagtccctgctccaccagactttgtgtgaccttgggcaaatcattcagTATTTTTGtccctcagttccctatctgcaAAATACTTTACCTCACACTGGTactgaggataaatgcattagagatcgtgaggtgctcagataccacagcaaTGAAGCTATATAAGTGCCATGGATCTCTAGAtagattccaccacctttgtGTTTGCTCATTGTTAATccataaaacacaaaataaaaagagcTAAATGTGGCATTTCCTGTTGCATGTCCATGCAGGAAATGCCTAATGGTGCACAAAATGCTCTTTGAATGAACTTGAACTGTTACTTCACAAAGGCAAGAAATGCTCTCACCCCAATGGTGCATAAACCATTGCATGACTTTTAGTTGATACTACATTCCTTGCATAACTACATTAGCTTCCTTAAATAAACATACTAAACAGTCCTGATCTACTGACCTACTAAACTATACATAATCACAGGAAGGTGTAGAGCATCTACTTTTTAAACAAGTATGTGAATCATCTATGATGCATAAAACTATAATTGATTCCTCCAAACTTTTCTTGGAATTATAAAACTGGATTTGGATGATCACTGCCCACTGAGTGGCCTTGGATTTGAAGGACTGGAATATTGGATAATATTACCAATATAACAAGAAGCACAGTAACTCTGTGCCAACAAATAGACGCAAAACTGAAAGTGACTTGGACACCTACTAGCATCTCAGGGAAAAGAAAGGCAGTTTTAAACTGCTTCCCTTCATTCATGGACCTATGCCTGGCTGACTTTTCAGCACCATTCTGTGCCTGATGGAAACCTTCTATTTcatctttgttttaaaatctaaattgGGACTGTTAAAGTTTTGCTGAAAGGGCAGCTGGGACTATAGATAGTTGGAGATAAAGATGGGTTTGCAATGCTTAGaaaacttgcatttaaaaaaattacaataaaCAATTTTAACTGTTGATTGTAAAATGGAGGGGAAACGTGGACTCTTGAGCTGTTGCCATTATTTTAAGTGTCTTCACTTTACCATATTTTCTGACTTAGAAGGTGTGCAATATGAAAAATAAGAGGCATGATGTCTGAACCTAGTAATATTACTATATTGACCTATCTTGTAACACTCAAGTCTTCATGTCTAGTTTTCTAGTTATTTCTAGAAAACTAGAAAAATaagcttttgatttttttcccagtgGGGATAGAAGTATGTAAATTATTCTTCATTATCTTCTCTTGTAAAAAGTAACTCAAATTGGATGGGCATATTGCATGATTTAGAAATAATCTTTTTCTGGTGTCCAGAAATCAAGAGCCATATTGCCATATTATTAGTACATCAGTATCGGTCTTAGGTGACTGAAGGCACTGTCTCCAGAATGCAGGTATTAATGGACCACTAAAACACAGCATTATGTCTCAATGCTGTAACAGACCTGTTTAGAAGGGTTAGATATTTATTGGTAAGTATCtgtttcactgtacacacaaaaactgatgaaaatatttccatagatGATGATCGAAatttacagagaggcaaagtaagaaaattgCTTGAGAACttgttagagtttgatttaaggactGATTTAaggattttgtatattttgacatgtgaggtTAGCAgttcatgttttaatggttataaaatgttaactttttgaatctgtgcctattgtaattaagaagttattaatatatggagatatacctatctcatagaactggaagggaccctgaagggtcatcgagtccagtcccatacctttactagcaggaccaagtactgattttgccccagatccttaagtggctccttcaaggattgaactcacaaccctgggtttagcaggccagtgctcaaaccactgagctattgtcTGACACCCTCCATTATCTGacacccccataatttcccacaactgtgaagatttaaattgaaaaaatgcttaaaaataaacattgatactaTCCATCAAAATTCTAAAAATCTAAGTCTGCCAAGTCTAGAGAGAGGGGGGCTCATTTCTgcttacttttcaaaagaaaTTACCTGCTTCTTGCTTTACAAAGGGGGAAATCAAAGTGTGGGGGACAGGAGGGGAAAGGACCAGTCTTAAGGACTGCCCAGGATACAGAAAAATTGGCAGTCCCATTTAGGAGCCAGGGTGGTGAATTCTAGGTATCTCAGGATTCCACAGTAATGATCAGAAATGAGCTTGGTAGTTTTATACTAAAGCTATTTTCATTTACCTAAAGTGTGTAAGAATAATGTCACCACTTAATGGCTGAATGTATAATTTGGAGCCTGTGTTCTCTACTTTTCCATCTGTGGCTAAAATAATAGCGTAAAGGTCTGATCCTTCTAACTGTTCACGTTTGGAACTGCAGTTGACTTCCTCAGGCTTTCCTCGtggagggtttgcaggattgtgcCCTAAACAAATAAATGAAGGCCTCATCTAAACTAACAGCAGCTTTGAGCACATTTGACTAACAGCACTTATTTTATGACCTGGAAATGAATGTTGACATTTTTCCCCTTTTCACATCTGGAACTCCATTTAATTTTGCTCTGTGTCAGTCAAAAGCAAATATATGAAGATAGTGAACCTACCCCAGACATCATTCTTCACAAGGAGAAACCCTCTATGATGCATTGTCAAGGGAAGGATTCTGGATCAGAAGATGAAGCAGTGTGCAGAGTTCCTGATCTAGAAAAGGATGACTTTGCAGCCCGGAGAGCAAGACTTAATCAGCCCAAACTTACAGTGTCATTTAACCAGTTTTTAGTTGGGCCCTGTACAAATAAAGATAAAGGTAAACTGGAAGGTGCTAAAAAGCCATTACAGAAGGAAAAACAGGAATATGCCAGGTGTGCAAACTACCTTTCTCTGTCTATTGTAATATTTAATTCTATGTGAAATACTGTTGTTTGGTAGCTAAAACAAATCTGGCCCAAAATTTCAATAATGGATAAATAAGCATCCataaaaatcaatacaaattCTCCATTATCCTAGTGTTTGCAGTTGAGACAGTGTAGAATTGCTCTAGAACCTGAGAActggaaagtgaaactgattagaaacttacaatttaaaaaaagaaaagcacacTGCATATTTTCAGTGTTCAAAGTGAGAGAAATCCGGCAATGAAAATAAATTGTGAAAAGTAAATTTTAGAATGTGAACTCTAAAGAGAGTAAATTCAATAAGCTAATGAACATTTGTGATATAAATAAGGAAATGCTTGTTTTAAGATATATGGTTTTTAATTTAACACTATTCTTTTAATTTGTGTAAAGAAAGGGCCAAATCCTCTTCTAGGTTATACATGTACAGCACTCTGTGAACTAAATGGGATATGGGACCATGTAATTAGTGGCAGAATTTGTTTAACGTTATTTTGGAAATAGACGGATTGGTTCCAATTTAACACTCCATGTATTCCACTCCAGTGCTATACTGGGATTAGGAAAAGTTAACTATGCTATAGACACTTCTGTTAGGCAACCATCTTCTGTAGAACATAAGCACATCTGCTTGTGTTTGTTGCTATTACATGAGGCATTTTTAGATAGTATGtggggtgtgtgtatataaaatacaTGGCGGTCTAGTGTAAAAACCCACTAATGAAAAAAGGTAACATTAAGCAAGCCTATCGTTAGAATCGGTCTACCTACAGCTGAGATGTTccgaacttttttttaattagttcatGTTGTTTTCAGTTTTATAAAATGTTCCTTCCAGTCAGTAACAATCTGGCACATCGACATTTATAGTAAGCATTCTGACATGTGAGTAATATCTTGGAAGGGCATCTGGAGAATATACCACATTAGAATTCTCCAGCTCTGATACATTCAGGAATGAAACTTGCAATCATTACAGTAACTTTAATAGTATGAGAGTTGGACATCATAACCTATCAGAATGAACCTCATTACTGAATTAAACTCTATTGCAGTGATTCCAGATTTACTTGTCTGGGTTAAACTCAAAACTATAATCGTCCAATGAATCTGTCTCATTAGAATTCACAGGGTAGTCTACATGAAACAGTCCCAGTTTCAACTGATTGCATGCTTGCTTAAAGAAACTCCAACCTTTCTACTTTATTCATCATTTCAATTTATTCTTATACTCTGAACCGCCATTATTGACATTCCACTTATCATTGTCTAACTCCTCAAAATGGCTTTTTCTTGCTGATTTGGAATGTGCATTAAATTAGAGCAAACCAGGTACATATGGCATCAGCGAGGCAAATTGTGACACGTAAAGAAAACCCATTCCTGCAGTCTCAGGATAACGAGTCGGAGGAGGAAGAGCAGGTGAAAGTACCTGATATTCAAAGAGATGACCTGGCTAAACGAAAGACTCAAAGTAACCTTAACCAGCAACAAGAGTCTCCAGTATTTGTGAAAGCTTCTATAACGCAAGCAGATTTGGAGACGTGGGACAGACTGAAAGTGTCCGAGGAGCTCAGGTATGTTGTTTTCCAGGGTCATGGGTGAATCTGGAATGGCAGTGTGGGAAATATGAGTTAGTATTGTTTGAATGTcttgagtggcttttttttttttttacttgaataGTGCTATGTTGAAAATGGTTCTTTAAATTCAAAACCAGAGCTTAACAAATATGCAAAATAAGTCCAAGCACCTTACTAATGCATGCAAGTGATATGGAACTCCTCCAGCAAAAGATAGCAACCCCTCAACTTCCTAGTGGTAGGCATTCCACTTTCTAGCCAAATGTAGTCATCTATACAGACATTATTTTCATTGACTTGGTTATTGGGTGATTTCAGTCCTAATATAAACGACCACactaactgtcctttcttctcaTAGAAGCAATAGTGGTATATAGTACTACTTATGAGCTGAAAGTTGCAAACTGATTTGTGATAGGGTTAAAGTTTGAGTGTGATGATGCCAACATCCTGCAAACTCTGTTCACATTTTGGCCACATCCAAAATATCCCCCTTCTGCAATTTAGACTCAACTTAGACCCTGAACAGTTAAGGTTAGGCAAGGATTCTGGGTTTCAGCTCAAACCGCCACTTAAATTTGAAGGAGTTCATATTCCAATTTCATCCTGGGCTTCACTGTTCACACCACAATATTTCAGGACCAAATTATGGTTATTTTCATGGCATTGTATTAAGGAGAAGGCGTAGGGAGCGCCTAATGCTTCACTGCAGGAAGCAGCTATTACATGGTCATCTGCATTCCCTGAGGATAACAGGGGTCTGCTAGCACTCCCCAACAGCACATGGGGACACATCCGATTAGATTTGGGCATGGCTATGGATCCACATCTTGTGCTGAGGGTGTGTTTGTATCATATACGACACTCCTAAAAAGTAGGAGGGGCCACTAGAGAGCAAGCTTCCCACAGTTTGTCTGGAGGAATTATGCTATCTCTTGGCTTTCAGCCCATATGGAAAGTTCACCTCCTTCTATATGCTCTGGCTTTGGATCTAAGAGCCCTCAGTATACACTAAGCTGTTTGCTAGGCTATTTGTTATTTTTGTTCTTGGTTTTTCTTTTGTCTTGTAACTTCCTTTGATTCCTTTGTTTCTGGTTCTGACTAGCGAAGAAGACCTCAAATGCTCCAAGGATCCTGAACCATCCGCTGAAATTGCAGTGGAAGCAGCCATTCATGATGATTTTGCTAGCTGTAAAGCAAGAGCGTACAAAAAGGCTTCTAGCCCCAAGCAGAAGTTTGTGCACTTTGGGCCAGTGACTGAGATTGATCAACAGAAATGGGAGAAGCTTAGTATTGCCAGGGCCACATCCAATAGTGAAACCACAGAGGAGACTGGGAGGGAAAGTGCTGAGAGACAGATTTGCCATGAAACCTTTACATCTGCCACTGCCTGCAGCCTCACTACCATTGGACATAATAATGAAGTCTCCAGGCCACAAAATGATTCCAGGTATTTACTGTTGTTGTCTAGGAAACAGATTGCTGAATCCAAAATGAAGCTGCTTCTTGCAGGATGCTGACTTGTATGGGGAAGGATGGCAGGATGTAGTTAGGAGCTCCTTATGCACACAGGCTCATTCAGCATTTTGGAGCTGTAATAAATTATATCTGATGCCTTCACagaatctgagagagagagatctaggGTCATGCAGAGCAACATTGTGCAAACTTATTCTGAGAGTCACACTTGAATTTTTGATCGGTATCAAATCACTAGTTCCACTAGGAATCTTATTAGCTATGCCTGCTTCTTTTTTGCATTCCAAGGCTTTTGCTTCATATGCTACTTACGTATTTGAAGTTGTAGTGCAGCTTTCACTCCAGGTTCTGgcaatactgatttttttccccttgaagaTTATTTGTATTTTTCCCTTGAAGACCTCTGTAATCTTCTGAAGTATGCTTATTAAAACTGAGCTGTACTGGTTATGTGACTCTGTTTCTGGCATTTAACTAGGAAAGACAGTGCTAAGAAGTTACACACTTTGACCAGAATTTACATTTAATTGGCTTCAGTTTCTCTAATAATTCAGCCTGTCATCATAGCAAGAAACTGCTAGTTGACACCACTAGCAAATTACTCAGTCAACTAAATTAATTTATTCTGAAATGTTAGTAAAATTAGATATAAAAATGAAATGGATCTCTCTTCTTACCACTTTCATATGTTTCACTTCACCATGGATTAATTTTTCATTATCCATCTCCTCTTTTTCCCCCTGCTCTCAATCTTGTATTACTAGTGAGGTAGCACGGTCAGATACAGATGAATATTGCCAAGGAATCCAGTTGGCTGCCTGTGTTGTCTCTCAGAACCAAACTCCATGCAGATTGAGTGAATGGCATGAAAGTAGGGAGGAAGAGCTTGATGGGAGTTCACCAAACAGTGAGAGAGATGATATGATGGCTAGAAGGATGGGAACCTTTCAGAGGCAGACTAGCCCGGTTTGTATGCCATATTCTCCCATGTCAGTTGCCCATCATCCTCTGCAGCAACAGAAAGGA harbors:
- the LOC101941856 gene encoding LIM and calponin homology domains-containing protein 1 isoform X3 translates to MPDVKKDDMSARRASYGEPKSVVPFNQYLPNKSNQTAYIPAPLRKKKAEQEEYRKSWSTATSPLGGEKPFSKNHPETIEEEQNEAPRQHEEEQVGCMASRTNPCKSQVDLNQNKGKTIGQFPSGSAKETAVHKCKERDAEEIRKLRRLEQAGIKVMPAAQRYGSQKQIYEDSEPTPDIILHKEKPSMMHCQGKDSGSEDEAVCRVPDLEKDDFAARRARLNQPKLTVSFNQFLVGPCTNKDKGKLEGAKKPLQKEKQEYARANQVHMASARQIVTRKENPFLQSQDNESEEEEQVKVPDIQRDDLAKRKTQSNLNQQQESPVFVKASITQADLETWDRLKVSEELSEEDLKCSKDPEPSAEIAVEAAIHDDFASCKARAYKKASSPKQNEVARSDTDEYCQGIQLAACVVSQNQTPCRLSEWHESREEELDGSSPNSERDDMMARRMGTFQRQTSPVCMPYSPMSVAHHPLQQQKGVIHKRDLKTPQKAESSLPLNCTMEQHHGTVSSVSVGCNVTRDESHEKLKDHDQPRGGAKHQVRIPDPRDDMMARRTGAFLKQPGPSVKQFLPVPFSKQQSSQERTKKLVKPEKKVKSIITTGSFIPEKCPQICANSPQRLAVQPQHREEKEQERQHLPDTGQDVASTVHMNSQSLDQIHSDQTSQLQEVPERNKVLSSRDEHLQTFGPRTAVSDDAESVSMFDMRCEDEAVMQPHSKARHEKLQHIHNQLKEDEDRWQDDLARWKSRRRSASQDLIKKEAERKKMERLLSGGDGISERRKSIKTYREIVEEKERREKELYEAYKNARSHEEAESILQQYIERFTISEAVLERLEMPKILERSHSVEPNSSSPPKDPNPMRYLRQQSLPPPKYTATIEATIVPINESEATVSTGQTSPSKTVVSKAVPMLTPKPYAQPKNTQQVLKTFKVGCLALVKIN
- the LOC101941856 gene encoding uncharacterized protein LOC101941856 isoform X5 — its product is MPDVKKDDMSARRASYGEPKSVVPFNQYLPNKSNQTAYIPAPLRKKKAEQEEYRKSWSTATSPLGGEKPFSKNHPETIEEEQNEAPRQHEEEQVGCMASRTNPCKSQVDLNQNKGKTIGQFPSGSAKETAVHKCKERDAEEIRKLRRLEQAGIKVMPAAQRYGSQKQIYEDSEPTPDIILHKEKPSMMHCQGKDSGSEDEAVCRVPDLEKDDFAARRARLNQPKLTVSFNQFLVGPCTNKDKGKLEGAKKPLQKEKQEYARANQVHMASARQIVTRKENPFLQSQDNESEEEEQVKVPDIQRDDLAKRKTQSNLNQQQESPVFVKASITQADLETWDRLKVSEELSEEDLKCSKDPEPSAEIAVEAAIHDDFASCKARAYKKASSPKQKFVHFGPVTEIDQQKWEKLSIARATSNSETTEETGRESAERQICHETFTSATACSLTTIGHNNEVSRPQNDSSEVARSDTDEYCQGIQLAACVVSQNQTPCRLSEWHESREEELDGSSPNSERDDMMARRMGTFQRQTSPVCMPYSPMSVAHHPLQQQKGVIHKRDLKTPQKAESIITTGSFIPEKCPQICANSPQRLAVQPQHREEKEQERQHLPDTGQDVASTVHMNSQSLDQIHSDQTSQLQEVPERNKVLSSRDEHLQTFGPRTAVSDDAESVSMFDMRCEDEAVMQPHSKARHEKLQHIHNQLKEDEDRWQDDLARWKSRRRSASQDLIKKEAERKKMERLLSGGDGISERRKSIKTYREIVEEKERREKELYEAYKNARSHEEAESILQQYIERFTISEAVLERLEMPKILERSHSVEPNSSSPPKDPNPMRYLRQQSLPPPKYTATIEATIVPINESEATVSTGQTSPSKTVVSKAVPMLTPKPYAQPKNTQQVLKTFKVGCLALVKIN
- the LOC101941856 gene encoding uncharacterized protein LOC101941856 isoform X1: MPDVKKDDMSARRASYGEPKSVVPFNQYLPNKSNQTAYIPAPLRKKKAEQEEYRKSWSTATSPLGGEKPFSKNHPETIEEEQNEAPRQHEEEQVGCMASRTNPCKSQVDLNQNKGKTIGQFPSGSAKETAVHKCKERDAEEIRKLRRLEQAGIKVMPAAQRYGSQKQIYEDSEPTPDIILHKEKPSMMHCQGKDSGSEDEAVCRVPDLEKDDFAARRARLNQPKLTVSFNQFLVGPCTNKDKGKLEGAKKPLQKEKQEYARANQVHMASARQIVTRKENPFLQSQDNESEEEEQVKVPDIQRDDLAKRKTQSNLNQQQESPVFVKASITQADLETWDRLKVSEELSEEDLKCSKDPEPSAEIAVEAAIHDDFASCKARAYKKASSPKQKFVHFGPVTEIDQQKWEKLSIARATSNSETTEETGRESAERQICHETFTSATACSLTTIGHNNEVSRPQNDSSEVARSDTDEYCQGIQLAACVVSQNQTPCRLSEWHESREEELDGSSPNSERDDMMARRMGTFQRQTSPVCMPYSPMSVAHHPLQQQKGVIHKRDLKTPQKAESSLPLNCTMEQHHGTVSSVSVGCNVTRDESHEKLKDHDQPRGGAKHQVRIPDPRDDMMARRTGAFLKQPGPSVKQFLPVPFSKQQSSQERTKKLVKPEKKVKSIITTGSFIPEKCPQICANSPQRLAVQPQHREEKEQERQHLPDTGQDVASTVHMNSQSLDQIHSDQTSQLQEVPERNKVLSSRDEHLQTFGPRTAVSDDAESVSMFDMRCEDEAVMQPHSKARHEKLQHIHNQLKEDEDRWQDDLARWKSRRRSASQDLIKKEAERKKMERLLSGGDGISERRKSIKTYREIVEEKERREKELYEAYKNARSHEEAESILQQYIERFTISEAVLERLEMPKILERSHSVEPNSSSPPKDPNPMRYLRQQSLPPPKYTATIEATIVPINESEATVSTGQTSPSKTVVSKAVPMLTPKPYAQPKNTQQVLKTFKVGCLALVKIN